Proteins encoded together in one Desulfosporosinus meridiei DSM 13257 window:
- the rpoN gene encoding RNA polymerase factor sigma-54, with protein sequence MRLGYGLSLEQTQKLIMTPELRQAITILQLSALDLSTYVEEQLLENPLLENLEESMDSKVEAEPPAVVEESPATDKWEVDWQDYVHDQDENRVRQERVITEDKQRFDPFVAAAPTLLEHLLEQLHVQKVTCSLEVAEYIVGNLNEKGYLTVSIEDVAREMDVSQGEAEKALAAVQSLDPLGVGARNLEECLLLQLPILPDCPPELPEFIKHLEDLAAGRLQRIAHSLKISLSRVQELADFIRKLDPKPGLRFSGPGEVRYIVPDVVIEEIEGEFIILVNDITVPRLGVNKAYRDALSQEEGSDTRKFVEQKLNAAAWLIRSIEQRRLTLYKVADAIVKWQSDFLRNGIRHLRPLTLRDIAEEIGVHESTVSRATAHKYVQTPRGVFEFKFFFANSMGRGNNNDSGVTTDVIKLVLRDIIASENPKSPYSDQKLAEMLKARDMEISRRTVAKYRDELGIGATSVRKRY encoded by the coding sequence CTCAAAAACTCATTATGACTCCAGAGTTACGGCAAGCAATTACTATTTTGCAGTTGTCCGCACTTGACCTTTCCACGTATGTTGAGGAACAGCTTTTAGAGAATCCTTTACTGGAGAATCTAGAGGAAAGTATGGACAGTAAGGTTGAAGCGGAGCCACCTGCGGTAGTGGAGGAAAGCCCGGCCACTGATAAATGGGAAGTAGACTGGCAGGACTATGTCCATGATCAGGATGAAAATAGGGTGCGCCAAGAAAGAGTGATCACCGAGGACAAACAACGGTTTGATCCTTTTGTGGCAGCTGCGCCTACTCTGTTAGAGCATTTGCTTGAACAACTGCATGTCCAAAAAGTCACATGTTCTTTAGAAGTCGCCGAGTATATTGTTGGGAATTTGAATGAAAAGGGATATCTCACAGTCTCTATCGAGGATGTAGCTCGTGAAATGGATGTTTCACAGGGTGAGGCGGAAAAAGCACTGGCGGCTGTTCAGAGTCTGGATCCCTTGGGCGTTGGGGCTCGGAATCTAGAGGAATGTTTATTGCTCCAATTACCAATTCTGCCCGACTGTCCACCTGAACTACCAGAGTTTATTAAACATCTGGAAGATTTAGCGGCAGGACGGCTGCAACGAATTGCTCATTCCTTAAAAATTTCTTTAAGTAGGGTTCAAGAGTTAGCTGATTTTATCCGAAAGCTGGATCCAAAGCCTGGACTTCGGTTTTCAGGCCCTGGTGAAGTACGGTATATCGTTCCGGATGTGGTCATTGAGGAGATTGAAGGAGAGTTTATAATCCTGGTTAATGATATCACTGTCCCTCGTTTAGGGGTGAATAAGGCTTACCGAGATGCCTTATCACAGGAGGAGGGAAGTGACACACGTAAATTTGTGGAACAAAAACTAAATGCAGCTGCTTGGCTCATTCGAAGCATTGAACAGCGGCGTCTCACTCTCTATAAAGTCGCAGATGCCATTGTTAAGTGGCAAAGTGATTTCCTTCGTAATGGAATTCGTCATCTAAGACCCCTCACGCTAAGAGATATTGCCGAAGAAATTGGAGTGCATGAGTCAACAGTCAGCAGAGCAACTGCTCACAAATATGTCCAAACTCCCCGGGGGGTTTTCGAATTCAAATTCTTCTTTGCCAACAGTATGGGTCGAGGTAATAATAATGACTCCGGGGTAACCACGGATGTGATTAAACTCGTTCTGCGTGACATCATCGCTTCGGAAAATCCTAAATCTCCCTATTCCGATCAGAAACTAGCGGAAATGCTCAAGGCTAGAGACATGGAAATTTCTCGACGCACAGTTGCCAAGTATCGAGATGAGCTAGGTATTGGAGCAACTTCGGTGAGGAAGAGATATTAG
- a CDS encoding Na/Pi cotransporter family protein, whose protein sequence is MGTILVFLGGLGLFMYGVQTTSDALQKFAAHRLKQILQSLTKKPFMAVLLGMVITVAFQSSAATTVLVVEFVNAGMMSLGQALGMVLGSAVGTSVSIQLIAFQILDIALGAIFIGFVLYFSGKKQWKHLGHSLIGFGLIFVGMSNMSNASAPLRNIPEVFGFLARLGSYPFLAILVGLILTTIIQSSTAVFAIMMSLAGQGLLELQAIVPLVIGAHIGGTVTTLLTSLTAKKMDAKRTALANTGYKVLAAVLMYPFLTQFTQLIQWTTGNLQRQVANAHLLFAVLMVIIFFPLNGLIAKGLKRMVPDRGDKDSPLKFQVIDEVSIEVPAVALKQANGEMRALGDFIGTRMMQKIPAILLANSDNLVEEISKVEEGVDWYYRHTMRFLAVLSQRGLTDEQAEESMKIQFIAKEFEYIGDAVMAMALLAKKLPRETMKVPAENWKHLDELYQRVSCNFAKVMQALTLWDSQIAAEVIREHPETSRIQRDLQFNFLAQCPQLNSQEGNLKIEEMYRYATLDSINLLYQVDEHTVNIAKVVMGIV, encoded by the coding sequence ATGGGTACAATTTTAGTTTTCTTGGGCGGGTTGGGTCTTTTTATGTATGGGGTACAGACAACCTCAGATGCCTTGCAAAAGTTTGCTGCACATCGACTTAAGCAAATTCTGCAATCACTGACGAAGAAGCCCTTTATGGCTGTTCTGCTGGGTATGGTTATAACAGTTGCTTTTCAAAGCAGTGCAGCCACCACAGTATTGGTGGTGGAGTTCGTCAATGCGGGAATGATGAGTCTGGGTCAGGCATTAGGAATGGTTTTAGGCTCGGCTGTAGGAACCTCAGTCTCTATTCAACTCATAGCTTTTCAAATTCTCGATATAGCTCTGGGGGCCATCTTTATTGGCTTTGTTCTTTATTTTTCAGGTAAGAAGCAGTGGAAGCATTTAGGACATTCTCTGATAGGTTTTGGCCTAATCTTTGTAGGGATGTCTAATATGTCAAACGCTTCAGCTCCCCTCCGAAATATTCCTGAAGTCTTTGGCTTCCTTGCTCGATTGGGAAGTTATCCCTTTTTGGCAATCCTTGTAGGACTGATCTTAACCACTATAATCCAGAGCAGTACTGCAGTTTTTGCGATTATGATGTCCCTTGCCGGGCAAGGTCTATTAGAACTGCAGGCGATTGTCCCTTTGGTGATTGGAGCTCATATAGGGGGAACAGTGACAACCTTGCTGACAAGTTTAACGGCTAAAAAGATGGATGCTAAACGTACAGCTTTAGCGAACACAGGTTATAAGGTATTGGCAGCAGTGCTAATGTATCCGTTTTTGACACAATTTACTCAGCTCATCCAATGGACTACGGGGAATTTGCAGCGACAGGTTGCCAATGCTCATCTATTATTTGCAGTCCTGATGGTAATAATTTTCTTCCCCCTCAATGGCCTTATAGCCAAAGGCCTGAAGCGTATGGTTCCGGATCGGGGGGACAAAGATAGCCCTTTAAAGTTTCAAGTAATCGATGAAGTGTCGATAGAAGTCCCTGCGGTAGCCCTTAAACAGGCTAACGGTGAAATGCGAGCTTTAGGTGATTTCATTGGCACAAGAATGATGCAAAAAATTCCTGCTATTCTCCTTGCCAATAGTGATAATTTGGTTGAAGAGATCTCTAAGGTTGAAGAAGGAGTGGATTGGTATTACCGACATACTATGCGTTTTCTGGCTGTCCTTTCTCAGAGAGGACTTACAGATGAGCAAGCTGAAGAGAGTATGAAAATCCAGTTTATAGCTAAGGAATTTGAGTATATCGGAGATGCAGTGATGGCCATGGCGCTTTTAGCTAAGAAATTGCCTCGAGAAACCATGAAAGTTCCTGCAGAAAACTGGAAACATCTTGATGAGCTATATCAACGTGTAAGCTGTAACTTTGCTAAGGTAATGCAGGCTCTCACTCTATGGGATTCTCAAATCGCGGCGGAAGTAATACGTGAGCATCCGGAAACCTCTCGAATCCAGAGAGACTTACAGTTTAATTTTCTGGCCCAATGTCCACAACTAAACAGCCAAGAAGGCAACCTGAAAATCGAAGAAATGTATCGCTATGCTACCTTAGATTCAATAAATCTCTTGTATCAAGTGGATGAACATACAGTCAATATTGCTAAAGTTGTGATGGGAATTGTCTAA